Part of the Oncorhynchus mykiss isolate Arlee chromosome 26, USDA_OmykA_1.1, whole genome shotgun sequence genome is shown below.
AAGGTGCTGTCGTACAAGGCCTCTGCTGTGTGCGGAGAGCCTCTCCCTTCGCCCTGCTAGAGACCTCACTCCCGTGTGATCATCTCAAAAGCAGAAGAAAATGTGTCTTATTAGTTCGCACCGTGCGGCTAAATTCTGTGCTACACCGCTGACTAATGTACAAAGCTGAGAAAGAGTAGAGTGGCTGGTTGCTGTGCCTCTGTTAGTGACGTGTGAGGAGAGGGCGTGGGGTGGAGAgtggagatctctctctctctctctctctctccctccctccctccctccctccctcccgctggTAAAACCATGCAGCTCTTCCACAAGGCAATGAGGCCGGCGAGCGAGAGACATTTTATACACCAGCTCTCGGCTCGTCTTCAATAGTCAACAAACTCTTTCAATATACTACCCCCATaaacaagtttaaaaaaaaaacactttcataAATACTATCATATATCTACATTTCGTTCTTTATTCCAGTCTTTAGTTGAATCTTTACCAACAGATGCAACTCCATTGAGTGACAAAAGGGAGAAAGTCAGAACATATGCATGGTAGTGCAGAAGCATGTTTAATAGAGGGGTGGGATAAAAAGGCCCGAGCCCTTTGCTTTGTCAGGGGGAAGAACATAAAGAGAGCAGTGCTCTGCTTTAAAGCTGCATTTCCATAATTGCCCTGTAACTTGGGCGAGGCTGAGGGATGAGTCTAACGGGGGCTGAGAAAAGCACAATCTTACAGATGGGTGAACGGCAAAAGCCTAGACgcctctccctctgtccgccTGTCTCCCATTCCCCACTTGTTGCCTTTCGGATTCAGTGAAAGAATTCCTCTTTCTAACCCCCATCAACAATAGGCATGAAATCggtgccctccctctctcctgctccggCCCAGGAGAATTTCACTCCTTCCCGGCCTTTTGTCCTCTATAGTAGGCCTGGGGAAAACAGAACAACcctctttactctctgtctctctcactggccATTCCTTAACCTGTTTGTGCACCACTTCCACAGTTAATAATAAATATGGGCTATAAAACATACATTGGGGCACATGAGTTGCAGGTCCAAATCTTTGACATACTACAGAGAGAGCTTTTCTGTATAGCtcttttcaaatccaatgtgtAAAGTAAACTCAATAACATGTTGGACTGGTGTGGAAAGGCCTGTAACCCTGTGTACCAGAGATATATCGTTGTGGTGGGATATGTGTTCTCTCTGAGAtgatctcttctcctcctgtggTCACAGACTAACACCCAGGATGGGTGGGTTTTAACGGGCAACCCTCTGGGCCTGCcgtgcctagtgtgtgtgtgtgtgtgtgtgtgtgtgtgtgtgtgtgcgtatgcatgtgtgtgtgtgtgtgtgtgtgcgtgtgcgtgtgcgtatgcgtgcgtgcgtgcgtgcgtgcgtgcgtgtgtgtgtgtgttgtaggggACAGGGAATATCAGCAGTGCCTCATAAAGGGATTAGCTCACAGGACAAAGAAAGTGGTCCTCTTCAAAGCTGGACTGGGGCCACAAAGGAGATGACATTTGTCCGTCTCTGTGTCAGGAGGGGGTGTGGCGTGAGCGGACAGGGGACAGAGGGGGATGAGGGTCGCAATGACAGAAGGGGAGGATGAGGTGAAAACACGAGGCTGACCCTCTTTATTTGGGCATGCCTTCTCTTTCACAGGGCACCTCTGGCCCCTTCTTCTGTTTATTTACTCCTCTGTTCTCGTTCTCTCCATTCACAtgggtcctccatctctctctgatgGCTCCATTGGCTGCCTGACCTGGCCAGGCCCCTTCACCGGCCCCACTACTACACCGTCCAACCTGGCACTACCGCGTCCGATCCATCCGTCCTGTCTGCCCACCCTCCTCTCTGGATCAATGCACAGCTCAAAATTACAGATTAGACTTCCTTTTCATGATTCTATCTTCTATCTTGGATTTTCCCCCCTCAAATTCAGTTTTTAACAATGCATTCCTTTTTTTGCAGGGCGTAGCTATGTACCTCTGTCTTTATTCATTGATGCTGGATGTGAGCAGCACTCAGGACAACAAAGGACATGTGATTAGTGATGGACTGAAATGCCATTTATTTGCAGCGTGTCAATAGGAACTGGGTTTCCCACAGCCTTGGTGCATGAGACTCACCTCAGATCACTCTCACTTTATAATGTAAAATAGAACTGCCCAACAAGCACAATAATGAACTTGTCTATAAAAACgaaaatgtgtgtgtatttatgtttaTTCTCACATTTCATATTCCTCATGAATAtgatatctacactactacattTATATTAAGGACACTGCTTTTTGTAAAAATGATGTTGTTTTGACCATATAGCTGTTCTTTGTCTTGTTATTTTCTGGGTATAAATGCGCACAAGCAAGGTGTCCATCCGTAAATGTGTGTTGCCTTTCCTTTTTTATCCGTTGTGCTATTAAACCATACTCTCTGGCGAATCAATCAGTCAGAGTATTTAACATCGCTGGGAGCGAGGAAATAAAAAGAGGAGTCAGTGTTGATTATTGCTCAATAGGCACGAGGACATCCACTTAACGCGGGGAAATGAGTGACACACCGTGCCCCGCTGGAAGTGGCCCCTGCATGCGCTGTGCTGTGTAGCTCTGAGCGAAATGTTAGCTAATGCATTCCATTTTCTCTGTTCAACCCGTAGCAGGTTTGACACGTATGGCGACATAGACACAGGCATGATTCGTTTGTTTGTACTGAGGAATTGTAATCCCTAATTTCATGCACGAATCAGAAGAGGTCCTCTGCACTCTGAACAACGATCGCTGTCCCTTCAGTAGCATTCCGATTTAATTCTCATGATCAAGAGAGATTGTTCCAGAAGCTCCCTTGTCAACTAACATCCCCCAGAACACGGAGGAAATCATCATCAATATTTATGATCGTAATGAACGTGCGCAcacatgtgtatgtgtgagtaGGAGGGGAGATAGTTGTGGGGGTTCTTTATAGTTTATTATTCCACTGCAAGTACTATCACTGACAGGAAAAAGTATTTGTAATGCCTGTTTTTGATGAAAAATTATGTAATATCATGTCAATCTATTCTGTCAATTTGACTACGTTTTAATACTTGTGCCTGATTCTGAGATTAAGTGTGATACTGTATATGTTGGTTACATTTACATGTATCAAATATGATGTACTTTTATACTGTGGGTTTAAGTTTCATTGTAGGCTAGAGTTAATTTGAACAACCGAGACATCTTTGGGCATGTTCATTGGTATGGGAAGCGCGTTCTCTCTCGTGACCTGTGCTATGTGTTTTTAGTGGGTCATCGGTGATAGGCGAATGCGCCGTGTGACAGAATTACTTCCTGCGCCGCGCTGTGCAGCCAGAGCTCGTGGTGCCGGTGCGTTTCGGAGTGAAAGAGGGCACAAACCAGAAAAATTATTACATCAATCAGTGTCACAACTAGCCGCTGTGACTTATAAATATGCATAGTGCGCGCGCAGTTAGATAGAGGGCTCTCAGGAAGATAATTGATTGGACAGGAAGGCAGCATGGTGAGAGGAGCGCGAGTAGGCCAGCCTACTTAGTAGAATACCAAGCCCCGGTCCAAAGTTTTCTCCCCAGGCTGGGTCTCTAAGCACAGCCTCGAATGTCGGTTGGAAATGTTGGGCTTTCCTATCTGTTGTGTTGCGCTGCTATGTAACCATCCCAGAGCGAGCCCTGAAAACAAAGCGGTCCTGCTCTCCATTGGCCAATCAACCCAAAACGCGCTCAATTGGTGGAATGTGTGACAGAATGCGCCATTtgtatgattaaaaaaaaacttcAACAAAGAGGGAAAAAGGAAATCTGGGGCTCCCCATACAATTTGAAGCCATATTGTCTGTATTCTTCTATTTTCTAGGTAAAACAATGTAGGTTTTTGAAGAAGACTATTTAATTGGCTAATTCAAACACATTCATAAATATACAAAAGTGTCTTATTTTCACGTATTTCGTTTCTATTTCGAAATCTGCGCTTAATTTCACTGCACAGTTGACTGTAAACATGTCGCAAATTCGATAGGATGTAATGTTTTTTCTTGATTCTTTTGTTGCAGTAGGCTTAAATTGGGGAATGGTCATAGGCCTAGAACACCTTTCAACCATTTTGAAGAGGCGGTTGAAATGTACAATTTAAACGTTTAATACTTTTTTGTGAAGTGAAATAAactgagggaaaaaaaactaaattaaaGGATACTGAAACAACGAATTGTGTGAATATGCAccccatttattttatttttgtttatgtGGCCTGTTTATTAACAATGGTGTTTATGCAGCAGGAACATTTCCCAAGTTAATATGTACAAATAAAGGTCATATAAAAAACATTGATCAATTAATTGTTAAGAATGCAATTATCATATCCCTAAACCTTTTTAGGTCAATTGAGTGTAACGCTGGAGAAGGTTGTATTTTAATGCATGCCAAATCATGACAAACGCTTTTACGATGGACCTATGTGAAAATAATTGTTCAATGGCTTGATTATATATTAATAATTACAATAGAAAGTTGTGATTTAGGTTAAAATATCCCTATCCCTGTCTTTTCCAGACCGCAGAATCGACGATGGTGACTAGTTTTGACTGTAGAGGGAGCTCCAACTCCAACTTTACATAAACTTTGTCTCACAACGCTTCTGACATGCAAATTATCTTAGATGTTGAAACAAACCTAAATAAATGATATCACAATGTATTGGTGGCATATGGTTAGCAGTGCAGCCCACAGCGGCTGACCAAATTGAAGatgcataaaaaaaacatgtagtAGGCCTAACACAAATATTACACGCGAACTGAGATTGCATCGTACATACACCACAACCCATTTACGCATAGCCAGCCTATACGATGTTTAACCTCTCAGTCCAAAATAGTTCCATCCAAATGGTCAGTAGGCCTACATAAATTCTCTTCATATGCCATACAATTTTCATACGAAAATTAATGAAATAATTATTCATTTTAATTCGTCTGTTACGCCTCAATAAGGATAATCCCAGAACAGTAATATCCAAATGTACGATGCAATAATCAGCTAATTACTCTTACGTCCCTCATATGAAAAGGCCTCAAATCCTGCTAGAATATTTACTTATCACAACCAAGTATGATGAAGCCTATTCGCCGTAGGCTAcgcagacagatacacacacatgcaaaaaGCAAAGCACTGCAATTGTGCACCACTTCAAAATCTAATTCGTAACATCTAACGCCCACAACAACTAATTCTCCTTTCACAAAACAATCATCAGACAAACATCGTCCCAAAAATCACAAGCGATTTGAATAAAGTTGCAGCAGTTCATTTATTAGCCAAAATATAGACTTTCTTGTACAATTTGGTTCACAAGTATGTACATTTTCTTAACTTTATATACAAAACATTTTGAACATCAAATCCTCACAGAACTtacaaaaagaaaaagaaaactcACAGACTACTGGTTCATACATTATAACATTAGCAGGTTTACACAGGACATGCTTACAAGGTAAGTACACACAGATGTATTATTCTTATTTTACATTCCTTACAACAGATTCAAATAAAACcataaaaataaagagaaaaagtCAAAGTCTAGGAGGAGGCGAGAGCTGACAGGACCATGGCTGCTTCGAGTTGATTCTGAGGCCTGCAACACACGGGTCAAGAAAATAAATACACTCAGAAAAGGGAAAATAATAATAACCCACAACTGCAAGGTAATGAATTGCTTGAAAAGTAAAGTGATATGAAGTGAAGATTGCTTTTGGAAAATGAGAGCCGGTTATAAAACCAATGTGGTAAATTTGAGCTGGGGGTTTTGCATGACAAATATGCAAATATATTTTGAGGCCTCAACGAAATTAGACAAGCACGGAGGAATCCATCTATTCGATGTCCTACAAATACAACACAAGGGCTGCAGTTTGAGTAAATGTGGTAGTCAACGATAAAATAGGATGTGCATCAAAAATAATATAGCCAAATAACATAAAGATGACAGTCTCTTACCGTCTATGAACTGGGTGAAAGGCTGTTTTTAACAACTTTTTCTCTGCTTCCAAGGCACTAGATCTCTCTGAAATAATAATggcaataaaatacatttaaaaaatgcattCATTTCCCCGTCTTTAACTAGAGCACAGCACTGTCGCAGTGAATTTAGTCTATACTTTATTTTACTGCCTGGGGATCTTCACGTCAGTCACGGGTTAAATACAAGCACGTACAATACTGAAGTAGGTAAGTGACAAAGAAATATGGGGCCAACTGCTGAATTTAAAAACCATTTTCGGACATGAATAATAATCCATTCTCACAATAAACCAGCTGATAATAACATTAAAAACCAATGCCTTTTATTCCGACCACCTCTGTCTGTATTCCCCCAGTTCAAAGCTTCAAAGCCACCTTATTCTGTCACATAAACGACAGCATGGAAACACACTTTTTATGATCATCTTTACGGCCTCAAAATGTCTGTCCAAGACAGGCCTATTTAAGTAGGCTAATGCGTTAAAGAGGGATAAGTAAAGTCTGAAATAGAGTAATAATGAACCGTTTGTTATACAGTCAGGCTCGCCAGCCTCAGTGTTGGTGACATGTACCTGTGACGGCTGTGTCTGAGCTATGACTCTTGTCCTGCGTGTGTTGCTGCCTGCTGTAGAGGGCGAGCCCGTTAGCCGAAGCCTGGTTCGCCAGTCCAAGGTAATGGTTAGAGTTCAGTAATGCGAGCTGGTGGGCAGAAAAAGCTCGGTTTGTCCAGTTCTGGATTTTCCCAACAGGACAAGAGATGAGTCTGTGATGAGGGCTGATTATGGTCTGGGCAGCGGGCCCAACTGTGTTGCTGCAATTCATTTGTGGAGATTTGCGGGGATTGTCAGGGGTTGTTGCTGTCTCCGCCAAAGACCAAATCTTTGGCTTTTGGGCCGGGGCTGCGTTATTTTCTGATGGGGGCGAGTTGATGGACACCGGATTCAGTTTAAGTTGTTCGACATTCGGTTGTGAAGCTTTCATTTCAAAAGagttatggtggtggtggaagTGCTCGCCCCGGTCCACGTGAATGTCTTTGCCCTCCTTCACTACAGCCTTCAGAAATCTCTGATCGGGGCCTTGTAAATCCTCATAGCCATCTGAAATCTCAGAGTCGCTTCTACCATCTAATTTTAAATCAGCGTGTAGGTCATCCTGATCATCCAAGTCGTCCTTATTCTCGATATTTTCCGTGTCGATATTTTCTAAATCaatctcttcctcatcctccctcttgtccccttcctctccctcctcgt
Proteins encoded:
- the LOC110506744 gene encoding iroquois-class homeodomain protein irx-3 isoform X2, with protein sequence MSFPQLGYQYIRPIYPPERQGISNARAGTELSPSGALSNVLSTMYGSPFAAAAQGYGAFLPYSNDISIFNQLGAQYELKDSPGVQGHPGFAHHHPAFYPYGQYQFGDPSRPKNATRESTSTLKAWLSEHRKNPYPTKGEKIMLAIITKMTLTQVSTWFANARRRLKKENKMTWTPRSRTDEEGNVYNSDHEEGEEGDKREDEEEIDLENIDTENIENKDDLDDQDDLHADLKLDGRSDSEISDGYEDLQGPDQRFLKAVVKEGKDIHVDRGEHFHHHHNSFEMKASQPNVEQLKLNPVSINSPPSENNAAPAQKPKIWSLAETATTPDNPRKSPQMNCSNTVGPAAQTIISPHHRLISCPVGKIQNWTNRAFSAHQLALLNSNHYLGLANQASANGLALYSRQQHTQDKSHSSDTAVTGLRINSKQPWSCQLSPPPRL
- the LOC110506744 gene encoding iroquois-class homeodomain protein irx-3 isoform X1, with the translated sequence MSFPQLGYQYIRPIYPPERQGISNARAGTELSPSGALSNVLSTMYGSPFAAAAQGYGAFLPYSNDISIFNQLGAQYELKDSPGVQGHPGFAHHHPAFYPYGQYQFGDPSRPKNATRESTSTLKAWLSEHRKNPYPTKGEKIMLAIITKMTLTQVSTWFANARRRLKKENKMTWTPRSRTDEEGNVYNSDHEEGEEGDKREDEEEIDLENIDTENIENKDDLDDQDDLHADLKLDGRSDSEISDGYEDLQGPDQRFLKAVVKEGKDIHVDRGEHFHHHHNSFEMKASQPNVEQLKLNPVSINSPPSENNAAPAQKPKIWSLAETATTPDNPRKSPQMNCSNTVGPAAQTIISPHHRLISCPVGKIQNWTNRAFSAHQLALLNSNHYLGLANQASANGLALYSRQQHTQDKSHSSDTAVTERSSALEAEKKLLKTAFHPVHRRPQNQLEAAMVLSALASS